The proteins below come from a single Argentina anserina chromosome 1, drPotAnse1.1, whole genome shotgun sequence genomic window:
- the LOC126805527 gene encoding calcium uniporter protein 2, mitochondrial, whose protein sequence is MAFKKTLAERLFNISKISTQTLRNCRISSSAVHLRPATKPRESSISPEPGDNNAVFRRGIHKSAAATDVWSVPIRDHLKEMLWSGGICGSRIRLDGLGPPATVEAERERMSAPAVTVELTADETRKLLRAAQMEAVKARLREVEKTWVTYAEFGRICSEACSDPDQGLGFAKSLDECGAVIVLGKAVCLKPEQVAKAIQGLIPIPGATPNDAKMRELEGMEKQKALIDQKADALVRRELWLGLGYLVVQTAGFLRLTFWELSWDVMEPICFYVTSMYFMAGYAFFLRTSKEPSFEGFFQSRFDAKQKKLMKDHNFDLGRYEELRKACYPLSSFSSDLGYGSTTFDGTKKMPMQFGSNVL, encoded by the exons ATGGCGTTCAAGAAAACCCTAGCTGAGCGCCTATTCAATATCTCCAAGATCTCCACCCAGACCCTGAGAAACTGCCGGATTTCCTCGTCGGCGGTGCACCTCCGGCCGGCGACGAAGCCTCGTGAGTCGAGCATCTCCCCGGAGCCGGGAGACAATAATGCCGTTTTCCGGCGGGGCATCCACAAGAGCGCCGCCGCCACCGACGTCTGGTCGGTCCCGATCAGGGATCATCTGAAGGAGATGCTCTGGTCCGGCGGCATTTGCGGGAGCCGGATTCGCCTCGACGGTCTGGGTCCGCCGGCGACGGTGGAGGcggagagggagaggatgTCCGCGCCGGCGGTGACGGTGGAACTGACGGCGGATGAGACGAGGAAGCTGCTGAGGGCGGCGCAGATGGAGGCGGTGAAGGCGAGGCTCCGGGAGGTGGAGAAGACGTGGGTGACGTATGCGGAGTTTGGTAGGATTTGCTCGGAGGCTTGTTCGGATCCGGATCAGGGTCTCGGGTTTGCGAAATCGCTGGATGAGTGTGGCGCCGTTATCGTTTTGGGAAAAGCCGTTTGCCTCAAACCTGAACAG GTAGCAAAAGCAATCCAGGGCCTCATTCCCATCCCTGGAGCCACTCCAAATGATGCAAAAATGAGGGAGCTAGAAGGCATGGAGAAACAGAAAGCCCTAATAGACCAGAAAGCCGATGCCTTGGTGCGCAGGGAACTCTGGTTGGGGCTTGGCTATCTCGTTGTCCAAACAGCCGGCTTCCTGAGGCTGACCTTCTGGGAACTCTCATGGGATGTGATGGAACCCATCTGCTTCTATGTCACTTCAATGTACTTCATGGCTGGCTATGCCTTCTTCCTCAGGACCTCCAAAGAGCCCTCTTTCGAAGGTTTTTTCCAGAGCCGTTTTGATGCCAAGCAGAAGAAATTGATGAAGGATCACAATTTCGACTTGGGTAGGTATGAGGAGCTCAGAAAAGCTTGTTACCCGCTCTCATCTTTTTCATCGGATCTGGGATACGGGTCAACTACCTTTGATGGAACTAAGAAGATGCCAATGCAATTTGGTTCCAATGTTCTATAG
- the LOC126781940 gene encoding elongation of fatty acids protein 3-like, translating into MGQPVIQTLTFWLSEHPSIVGFRWSHAHSWGSTWSFLFTAITLYLALSLLLHLLLSLFRRRRFVPLGPIPALHSLLMTLLSFTIFAGITLSSVAEIRDTRWFWRRSKTPFQWLLCFPLGTRPSGRVFFWSYIYYLSRYLHMIRTFFTVLRRGRLVPFQLFNHSILTFMSFIWLEFSQSFQVLAILSTTLVYAVVYAYRFWIAIGLPRACFAFVVNCQMLLLGCNVACHVGVLVMHFMTGGCNGIGAWGFNSVLNAVILLLFLNFYVKIHWGYGKRAALAAVEEAEAKENEEEEEEGRVKDKEL; encoded by the coding sequence ATGGGTCAGCCCGTGATCCAGACCCTCACGTTCTGGCTCTCGGAGCACCCATCAATCGTCGGGTTCCGGTGGTCTCACGCCCACTCCTGGGGCTCCACGTGGTCCTTCCTCTTCACCGCCATCACCCTCTACCTCGccctctccctcctcctccacctcctcctctccctctTCCGCCGCCGCCGTTTCGTTCCTCTCGGCCCCATCCCCGCCCTCCACTCCCTCCTCATGACCCTCCTCTCCTTCACCATCTTCGCCGGCATCACCCTCTCCTCTGTCGCCGAAATACGGGACACCCGCTGGTTCTGGCGGCGCTCCAAGACGCCCTTCCAGTGGCTCCTCTGCTTCCCTCTCGGCACCCGCCCCTCTGGCCGTGTCTTCTTCTGGTCTTACATCTACTACCTCTCTCGCTACCTCCACATGATCCGTACCTTCTTCACCGTCCTCCGCCGCGGCCGCCTCGTCCCCTTCCAGCTCTTCAACCACTCCATTCTCACATTCATGTCGTTCATCTGGTTGGAGTTCTCGCAATCATTTCAAGTGTTGGCAATCCTCTCGACGACGTTGGTCTACGCCGTGGTGTATGCTTATCGGTTCTGGATCGCGATCGGGCTGCCTAGGGCGTGTTTCGCGTTCGTGGTGAACTGCCAGATGCTGCTGCTGGGGTGCAATGTGGCGTGTCATGTCGGGGTTTTGGTGATGCATTTCATGACAGGAGGGTGTAATGGGATCGGGGCGTGGGGGTTCAATTCGGTGCTGAATGCGGTGATTCTGCTGCTGTTCTTGAACTTCTACGTGAAGATTCATTGGGGTTATGGGAAGAGGGCCGCATTAGCTGCGGTGGAGGAAGCGGAGGCGAAGGAgaatgaggaggaggaggaggagggtagAGTTAAGGACAAAGAGCTTTGA
- the LOC126781982 gene encoding uncharacterized protein LOC126781982, which translates to MASGFGESTSLPPQSPSCSGNNANDAGDFECNICFELAQDPIITLCGHLFCWPCLYRWLHHHSHCQECPVCKALVQEDKLVPLYGRGKTQTDPRSKSYPGINIPNRPAGQRPETAPPPETNQFPNYGFGFMGGFMPTATARIGNFTLATAFGGLIPSLLNVHYNHGFPDATVYGTTSGFPYGFSSTFHGGHAHGFPQPVAQRQQVDNVLKNLFLLIGVFVIAALIFC; encoded by the coding sequence ATGGCGAGTGGTTTTGGGGAGTCGACGAGCTTGCCGCCCCAAAGCCCGTCTTGCTCGGGGAACAATGCCAATGATGCAGGAGATTTTGAGTGCAACATTTGCTTCGAATTAGCGCAGGATCCGATCATAACACTTTGTGGTCATCTCTTCTGCTGGCCTTGTCTCTACAGATGGCTGCACCATCACTCACATTGCCAAGAGTGCCCCGTGTGCAAGGCGCTTGTACAAGAGGACAAGTTGGTTCCTCTTTATGGAAGGGGGAAGACACAGACTGACCCTAGATCGAAATCGTATCCGGGGATTAATATTCCTAACCGCCCCGCTGGGCAGAGGCCGGAGACTGCTCCTCCTCCGGAGACCAATCAGTTTCCTAATTACGGATTTGGGTTTATGGGAGGATTTATGCCCACGGCAACTGCCAGGATCGGTAACTTCACACTGGCCACTGCATTTGGCGGTCTGATACCCTCATTGCTTAATGTTCATTACAATCATGGATTTCCGGACGCTACTGTATATGGAACAACTTCTGGCTTTCCTTACGGATTCAGCAGCACATTTCATGGGGGTCATGCTCATGGGTTCCCTCAGCCGGTGGCTCAAAGGCAGCAGGTTGATAATGTGTTGAAGAATCTGTTTTTGTTGATTGGTGTATTTGTGATTGCTGCGCTGATTTTTTGTTAG